From the Pomacea canaliculata isolate SZHN2017 linkage group LG14, ASM307304v1, whole genome shotgun sequence genome, one window contains:
- the LOC112554957 gene encoding uncharacterized protein LOC112554957: MASFLHSLRVGVTGRSTTTSTTLTSTSGDTTPPCLQWRDVLVLYWGNVSDQSGVVTELLEAGIPVRVMKNHDIEDVATARSDVVWVTSGHHVRGLERKVVVCLKNRDHGVFSPKFLQQYNPTSLRLDLMSRCTSQLVIVSPDD, translated from the exons atggccagcttcctacacagtctccgtgttggtgttacag ggagaagcacaacaacatctacaacattgacctctaccagtggcgacacaacaccaccctgtctacagtggagagacgtgctggtgttgtactggggTAACGTTAGTGATCAGTCGGGTGTGGTCACAGAACTGctagaagcgggtatcccagtgcgggtgatgaagaatcatgacatcgaggacgtggccacggcccgcagtgacgtggtgtgggtgacaaGTGGACATcatgttcgtggtctggagagaaaagtagTCGTCTGCCTGAAGAACCGTGATCACGGTGTATTTAGTCCTAAGTTTTTACAACAGTACAACCCTACCTCTCtccgacttgacctcatgtcccgctgtacgtcacaacttgtgattgtctcccctgacgactag